Genomic window (Deinococcus yavapaiensis KR-236):
GTCTAGACATGAAAGAAGTTCGATATTTGGGGTATTCTGTGTTTGTACGAATTTTCAAAAAGCAAAGTTAGACAAGTTGTCCTACTGGACAAAACGCGCGCTGAGCGTCAGGCTGAGACACGAGCAACAAACTCAGCCCCGAAAAACGACGAGCGTCGTTCGATTCGGGACATGCCGTTCGGCTTCGCGTCTCTTTTCGAAAGGAAGTTCAGATGAAGCGTTCCCGTACCCTGACCATTGCCCTCGCCGCCCTCGCCACGACGGGCGTGACCGTCGTCGCGGTCGCGCAAGGCTTGCCGAAGCTCGGCGTCAAGAAAACTTACAAAGTCGGCTTCGCGCAAACCGAAAGCAACAACCCGTGGCGCATCGCGCAAACGAAGTCGATGCAAGAGGAAGCCAAGCGCCTCGGCTGGCAGCTCGTGTACACCGACGCGGGCGGTTCCGCCGCGAAGCAAGTCGCCGACGTCAACTCCATGATCGCCCAGAAGGTCGACGCGATCTTCCTCGCGCCCCGCGAGGAAAAGCCCTTGGCCGCCGCCGTGAAGAACGCCCGCGCCGCCGGCATCCCCGTAATTTTGCTCGACCGCAACGTCGACCAGAGCCTCGCGAAGGCGGGCACGGACTACGTGACGTTCATCGGCTCGGACTTCATCCAAGAAGGCCAACGGGTCGGCACTTGGCTCAAAGCCAACCACAAAGGCCAGGCGCGCGTCATCCAGCTGCTCGGCACGACGGGCTCCAGCCCCGCCAACGACCGCCGCAAGGGATTCGAGGACGCGGTCAAGAGCGACACGAGCATCAAGATCCTCGCGTCGCAAGACGGTGACTTCGCCCGCGACAAGGGCCGTCAAGTCATGCAGACCCTGCTGCAAGCCCACCCGGACGTGAACGTCGTGTACGCCCACAACGACGAGATGGCCATCGGCGCGATCGCCGCGCTCGAAGCGGCGGGCAAGAAGCCCGGCAAGGACGTCCTCGTGATGTCCATCGACGGCGGCAAGGAAGCCGTGCAGCTCGTGGCCAACGGCAAGATCAATT
Coding sequences:
- a CDS encoding ABC transporter substrate-binding protein; this encodes MKRSRTLTIALAALATTGVTVVAVAQGLPKLGVKKTYKVGFAQTESNNPWRIAQTKSMQEEAKRLGWQLVYTDAGGSAAKQVADVNSMIAQKVDAIFLAPREEKPLAAAVKNARAAGIPVILLDRNVDQSLAKAGTDYVTFIGSDFIQEGQRVGTWLKANHKGQARVIQLLGTTGSSPANDRRKGFEDAVKSDTSIKILASQDGDFARDKGRQVMQTLLQAHPDVNVVYAHNDEMAIGAIAALEAAGKKPGKDVLVMSIDGGKEAVQLVANGKINYVVECNPRFGPKAYATLKDYAAGKKIPAKIINPDRDYDAKTAKAGLATAY